One window of the Pieris rapae chromosome 13, ilPieRapa1.1, whole genome shotgun sequence genome contains the following:
- the LOC111003479 gene encoding threonylcarbamoyladenosine tRNA methylthiotransferase — protein MPAAFSEIIDDIEDLISSQDITPKERYASRKNVSVRSKRRENKTAEPAEKIILESVVPGTQTIYVKTWGCAHNNSDSEYMAGLLATHGYNLTEDKWQAQLWLLNSCTVKSPSEDHFKNEIELGQNRGIHVVVAGCVPQGAPRANYLTGLSVVGVQQIDRIVEIVEETLKGHTVRLFGTKKTSDGRKAGGASLLLPKVRKNPLIEIISINTGCLNQCTYCKTKHARGELGSYPPEEIVERARQSFKEGVVEIWLTSEDTGTYGRDIGTSLPELLWQLVEVIPEGCRLRLGMTNPPYILEHLEEVARIMHHPRVYKFLHVPVQSGSDQVLADMRREYTRADFQRVVDFLREKVPGMTIATDIICGFPTETEKDFEDTMSLCRRYKFPSLFINQFFPRAGTPAANMRKVPGQEVKKRTKALSEFFRSYEPYGHKIGETQQVLVTDVSHDKNYFVAHNEFYEQVLVPKEQRYMGKMLNVRIVSATKFSMMGEPIDKPTMPGLVKPMKKGQVSGLRERPNKIPIPLLVIFAAVLLRLLWIFL, from the exons atgccaGCAGCATTTTCCGAAATTATTGACGATATCGAAGATTTAATATCATCTCAAGATATAACACCTAAAGAAAGATATGCAAGTAGAAAAAATGTTAGTGTACGATCGAAACGTCGTGAAAATAAAACGGCAGAGCCtgctgaaaaaattattttggagaGTGTAGTACCAG GAACACAAACTATATATGTAAAGACATGGGGGTGTGCTCACAACAATTCTGATTCAGAGTACATGGCAGGTTTATTAGCAACTCATGGCTACAATCTCACAGAAGATAAATGGCAGGCGCAACTTTGGTTACTGAACTCTTGTACTGTTAAGAGTCCATCAGAGGACCATTTcaa AAATGAGATAGAACTAGGTCAAAATCGTGGTATCCATGTTGTGGTTGCTGGGTGTGTGCCTCAGGGAGCTCCACGAGCCAACTACCTCACCGGCCTCAGTGTTGTGGGTGTACAGCAAATTGATAGAATAGTTGAGATTGTGGAGGAAAcattaaaag GTCACACGGTCCGTCTATTTGGCACTAAGAAGACTAGTGATGGCCGTAAAGCAGGTGGTGCATCACTATTATTGCCTAAAGTGCGGAAGAACCCTctcattgaaataatatctataaacaCCGGATGTCTGAACCAGTGCACATATTGTAAGACCAAACATGCAAGAGGAGAACTGGGCAGTTACCCACCAGAAGAAATTGTGGAAAGGGCAAGACAGTCATTTAAGGAGGGAGTGGTTGAGATATGGTTGACAAGTGAAGATACTG GCACATATGGCCGTGACATTGGCACTTCTCTGCCCGAGTTACTCTGGCAGTTAGTTGAAGTGATTCCTGAGGGCTGTCGTCTGAGGCTAGGAATGACGAACCCACCTTATATACTTGAACATTTGGAAGAGGTCGCTCGAATCATGCATCATCCACGAGTTTACAa GTTCCTCCATGTGCCAGTACAGTCAGGCAGCGACCAAGTGTTGGCGGATATGAGACGGGAGTACACCCGAGCAGACTTCCAAAGAGTAGTGGATTTCTTAAGAGAAAA GGTTCCCGGAATGACAATAGCGACGGATATAATTTGCGGATTTCCAACGGAAACGGAGAAAGACTTCGAAGACACGATGTCCCTTTGTCGTCGGTACAAGTTCCCGTCGCTCTTCATCAACCAGTTCTTTCCACGAGCTGGAACGCCCGCTGCCAATATGCGAAAG GTCCCAGGCCAAGAAGTCAAGAAGCGTACGAAAGCTCTTTCAGAATTCTTCCGATCATACGAGCCGTACGGCCACAAAATTGGAGAGACCCAACAGGTGTTAGTCACCGACGTGTCCCacgataaaaattatttcgtgGCCCACAACGAGTTCTATGAACAGGTGCTGGTACCCAAAGAGCAGAGATATATGGGCAAAATGCTAAATGTCAGAATTGTCAGCGCCACCAAATTCTCCATGATGGGAGAACCGATTGATAAGCCCACGATGCCTGGTCTCGTGAAGCCGATGAAGAAGGGTCAGGTCTCAGGTCTTCGGGAGAGGCCTAACAAGATACCGATACCGCTTCTGGTGATATTTGCCGCGGTTTTGTTACGATTGTTGTGGATATTcttatag